In Vibrio atlanticus, the following proteins share a genomic window:
- a CDS encoding DUF3379 domain-containing protein produces MDDLEFRRRVLSEPKQRTQDIIDAAANSEANSNFLDDVLSLDKQIHSALNVDVPDDLADRILFNQTSSEESKVVRPTFARRAMAMAASVAFVAGLLVGQVNWGNALVSPAQASLADTAMKHVVDEKSFVSALDENVSSQQINAKMNPFAFQFDEAFPYHVYYLNHCGFGKSNAMHMVFQGEKGKVTLFLTGIPTDKSIDFDEKGMSGSVTPIDGSSLILVGEDGEDVSNIAEKLTKMIKPMS; encoded by the coding sequence ATGGATGATTTGGAATTTCGTCGTCGTGTATTGTCGGAACCTAAGCAACGTACACAAGACATTATTGATGCAGCAGCGAATAGTGAAGCCAATAGTAATTTCTTAGACGATGTACTATCGCTTGATAAACAGATCCATTCAGCATTGAATGTGGATGTACCAGACGATCTGGCAGATCGTATCCTGTTCAATCAGACCTCAAGCGAAGAGAGCAAAGTAGTAAGGCCTACGTTTGCTCGACGAGCGATGGCAATGGCTGCTTCTGTGGCATTTGTTGCAGGTTTATTGGTTGGTCAAGTCAACTGGGGCAACGCGTTGGTATCTCCAGCTCAAGCAAGCTTGGCGGATACTGCAATGAAACATGTTGTTGATGAAAAGAGCTTCGTTAGTGCACTTGATGAAAATGTATCATCTCAACAAATCAACGCAAAAATGAACCCGTTTGCTTTTCAGTTTGATGAAGCCTTCCCTTACCACGTCTATTACCTGAACCACTGTGGTTTTGGCAAATCCAACGCAATGCACATGGTTTTCCAAGGCGAAAAAGGCAAAGTCACGCTGTTTTTAACTGGCATTCCGACTGACAAGTCTATCGACTTTGATGAAAAAGGCATGTCAGGCTCGGTAACACCGATCGATGGCAGCAGTTTGATCCTCGTTGGGGAAGATGGTGAGGATGTCTCTAACATCGCCGAAAAGCTGACAAAAATGATCAAACCAATGAGCTAA
- a CDS encoding sigma-70 family RNA polymerase sigma factor — translation MFGKKTAKRPVNSDMDKQRKYEALVRAYHRDLFRYAYWLCKDKSIAEDLVQETCLRAWKSLDSLQDEKAAKSWLITILRRENARRFERKQFDLVDIDDHGNDASISDDPHHQHQWLQAQIMKLEIEYREPLFLQVIGGFSGDEIADILDLNKNTVMTRLFRARNQLKEMLDTEEAERGQHNG, via the coding sequence ATGTTTGGAAAGAAAACAGCCAAGCGTCCGGTCAACTCTGATATGGACAAACAAAGAAAATACGAAGCACTCGTGCGCGCCTATCATCGTGACCTCTTTCGCTATGCCTATTGGCTATGCAAAGACAAAAGCATTGCCGAAGATTTAGTTCAAGAAACTTGCCTTCGTGCATGGAAGTCACTCGATAGCCTACAAGATGAAAAAGCCGCAAAGTCATGGCTGATTACTATCTTGCGCCGCGAGAATGCTCGACGTTTTGAACGCAAACAATTTGATCTAGTTGATATCGACGATCATGGTAACGATGCTAGCATCAGTGATGACCCACATCATCAACACCAATGGTTGCAAGCGCAGATCATGAAACTTGAAATCGAATACCGTGAACCCCTCTTCTTACAAGTGATTGGTGGTTTTAGTGGTGATGAGATCGCCGATATTCTCGATCTTAACAAAAATACGGTGATGACACGTTTATTCAGAGCTCGAAATCAGTTGAAAGAGATGCTGGATACAGAAGAGGCAGAGAGGGGGCAACATAATGGATGA
- the fadI gene encoding acetyl-CoA C-acyltransferase FadI — protein sequence MGKQEVKTRSGERVAVVAGLRTPFARQSTEFSQVPAVDLGKMVVNEMLARTDVDPALIEQVVFGQVVQMPEAPNIAREIVLGTGMDINTDAYSVTRACATSFQAAVNVTESIMAGTIDVGIAGGADSSSVLPIGVSKKLAANLLALSKTKTIGQKLKILKTFSVKDLMPVPPAVAEYSTGLSMGQTAEQMAKTHGITREAQDALAHRSHSLASQAWKEGKIKDEVMTAFPAPYKKYLAEDNNIRHDSTVEGYAKLRPAFDRQYGSVTAANATPLTDGGAAVMLMREGKAKELGLEVLGYIRGYAFSAIGVETDMLMGPTYATSQVLKNTGLELSDLTLIEMHEAFAAQVLANVKMFASDEFAQKNLGRDKAIGEIDMEKFNVLGSSIAYGHPFAATGARMMTQTLRELKRRGGGLALNTACAAGGLGAAMILEVE from the coding sequence ATGGGCAAACAGGAAGTCAAAACGCGTTCTGGAGAACGTGTTGCCGTTGTCGCTGGACTACGAACCCCATTCGCTCGTCAGAGCACAGAATTTAGCCAAGTGCCTGCGGTTGACCTAGGCAAAATGGTGGTGAACGAAATGCTTGCAAGAACTGATGTCGATCCTGCGCTTATCGAACAAGTCGTGTTCGGCCAAGTAGTGCAAATGCCAGAAGCACCGAACATTGCACGTGAAATCGTGCTGGGTACAGGTATGGACATTAATACTGATGCCTACAGTGTGACGCGAGCATGTGCGACTAGCTTCCAAGCTGCAGTCAACGTGACCGAGAGCATTATGGCTGGCACGATTGATGTTGGTATTGCGGGCGGCGCGGATTCTTCTTCTGTATTGCCAATCGGTGTTTCGAAAAAGTTAGCGGCGAACTTATTAGCACTGAGTAAAACGAAAACCATAGGTCAAAAACTGAAGATTCTTAAAACATTTTCAGTCAAAGATTTGATGCCAGTACCACCAGCAGTCGCAGAATACTCGACAGGTTTGTCTATGGGACAAACTGCTGAGCAGATGGCTAAGACACATGGTATTACTCGCGAAGCTCAAGATGCACTTGCTCACCGTTCTCACTCTTTGGCTTCTCAAGCATGGAAAGAAGGCAAGATTAAAGACGAAGTGATGACGGCATTCCCCGCGCCTTATAAAAAGTACCTAGCAGAAGACAACAACATTCGCCACGACTCGACGGTTGAAGGTTACGCTAAATTGCGCCCTGCATTCGACAGACAATACGGCAGTGTAACGGCAGCCAATGCCACGCCTCTCACCGATGGCGGTGCCGCAGTGATGTTGATGCGCGAAGGAAAAGCGAAAGAGCTAGGCTTAGAAGTGCTTGGTTACATTCGTGGTTACGCGTTCTCAGCGATTGGTGTTGAAACGGATATGCTGATGGGGCCGACGTACGCGACCTCTCAAGTATTGAAGAACACAGGACTAGAATTATCAGATCTAACACTTATCGAGATGCACGAAGCGTTTGCAGCTCAAGTTCTGGCTAACGTCAAAATGTTCGCAAGCGATGAATTTGCTCAGAAGAATCTTGGCCGTGACAAAGCGATCGGTGAGATTGATATGGAGAAATTCAACGTGTTGGGTAGCTCAATTGCTTACGGACACCCGTTTGCTGCGACTGGTGCACGCATGATGACTCAAACACTGCGTGAACTTAAACGTCGTGGTGGTGGCCTAGCATTGAATACTGCTTGTGCGGCTGGTGGCTTAGGTGCAGCAATGATCTTGGAGGTGGAATAA
- the fadJ gene encoding fatty acid oxidation complex subunit alpha FadJ, translating into MSTTLDVKKEKKAVKKTDSKPVTVSKSDKTVSNDEAVKLATAFSLTIDDQDIAWLAIDVPNEKMNTLQAAFAEEMKAIFEQLKEKQSRVKGLIVHSLKPDNFIAGADVRMLDACKTADEAQSLARQGQEMFQALSDLPYPVVAAIHGPCLGGGLELALSCDYRVCTDSDKTRLGLPEVQLGLLPGSGGTQRLPRLIGLLPSLDLILTGKQLRAKKAKSLGVVDACVPETILLEVAKSFVEKNSGGKKGKRLASKSQASAKEKLISRTGLGRKVIFEQASKKTNQKTRGNYPAADAILDVIRYGLENGFDKGLQYEAKRFSELVMTAESKALRSIFFATTEMKKEHGADAEPKAVKRVGVLGGGLMGAGISHVSVAKAKVPVRIKDVSNEGVLNALNYNYKLFDKQRKRRILSRAGLESKMLQLSGGIDFTSFNHTDVVIEAVFEDLDLKQSMVADIEANAKSETIFATNTSSLPIHKIAEKAQRPENVVGLHYFSPAEKMPLVEVIPHETTSEETISTVVALAKKQGKTPIVVKDTAGFYVNRILAPYMNEAAHLLLANEPIEKLDSTLLDFGFPVGPITLLDEVGVDIGAKIIPILVNELGERFQGPDVFDILLNDNRKGRKSGKGFYTYKGKKKEVDKSVYKLLKLQPEPKLSDNDIAMRCVLPMLNEAVRCLDDGIIRSPRDGDIGAIFGIGFPPFLGGPFRYMDQIGIKSLVEMMNDFAKKYGDRFAPCDGLLTRAGLDESFYK; encoded by the coding sequence ATGTCTACGACTCTTGATGTGAAAAAAGAAAAGAAAGCAGTCAAAAAAACGGATTCAAAGCCAGTGACTGTATCTAAAAGTGACAAGACGGTTTCAAACGATGAAGCCGTAAAACTGGCGACCGCGTTTTCTTTAACTATCGATGACCAAGATATTGCATGGCTTGCGATCGATGTACCAAACGAAAAAATGAACACGCTACAAGCGGCGTTTGCCGAAGAAATGAAAGCAATCTTCGAGCAGTTGAAGGAAAAGCAAAGCCGAGTTAAAGGCTTAATCGTTCATTCATTGAAGCCAGATAATTTTATTGCTGGCGCTGATGTTCGAATGCTTGATGCCTGCAAAACGGCTGATGAAGCACAATCTCTCGCTCGTCAGGGGCAAGAGATGTTCCAAGCGCTTTCTGATTTGCCTTATCCTGTAGTCGCAGCGATTCACGGCCCATGTTTAGGTGGTGGCTTAGAGCTGGCACTATCGTGTGATTACCGCGTATGTACTGATTCAGATAAGACTCGCTTAGGTCTGCCAGAAGTTCAGCTTGGTCTGTTACCCGGCTCTGGTGGTACGCAACGTCTTCCTCGTCTTATCGGTTTACTGCCTTCTCTTGACCTTATTCTTACGGGTAAGCAACTGCGCGCTAAAAAAGCGAAATCGCTAGGTGTCGTGGATGCTTGTGTGCCAGAAACTATCTTGCTGGAAGTTGCTAAGAGCTTTGTTGAAAAGAACTCAGGCGGGAAAAAAGGTAAGCGCTTGGCGTCTAAAAGCCAAGCTTCGGCCAAAGAAAAACTAATTTCACGTACGGGTCTTGGTCGCAAGGTTATTTTTGAACAGGCTTCAAAGAAGACCAATCAGAAAACACGCGGCAATTACCCAGCCGCTGATGCGATTCTTGATGTGATTCGTTATGGCTTAGAGAACGGCTTTGATAAAGGTCTTCAGTACGAAGCGAAGCGTTTCTCTGAATTGGTGATGACCGCAGAATCCAAAGCCCTTCGTTCGATTTTCTTTGCAACGACTGAAATGAAAAAAGAGCACGGTGCGGACGCAGAACCAAAAGCGGTTAAGCGTGTTGGTGTATTGGGCGGTGGTCTTATGGGCGCTGGTATCAGCCACGTCAGTGTTGCTAAAGCGAAAGTCCCGGTTCGTATTAAAGATGTGTCTAATGAAGGTGTGCTCAATGCGCTTAACTACAACTACAAGTTGTTCGATAAGCAGCGTAAACGTCGTATTCTGAGCCGAGCTGGCCTTGAAAGTAAGATGCTTCAGCTTTCTGGTGGCATCGACTTTACAAGCTTTAACCATACTGATGTTGTGATTGAAGCGGTATTTGAAGATCTCGACCTTAAGCAATCAATGGTTGCAGACATTGAAGCCAATGCCAAGTCAGAGACTATCTTTGCGACCAACACATCTTCATTGCCAATCCACAAAATTGCAGAGAAGGCGCAGCGACCAGAAAACGTGGTCGGTCTTCACTACTTCAGCCCGGCAGAAAAAATGCCACTAGTAGAAGTCATCCCTCATGAAACAACGTCAGAAGAGACGATTTCGACGGTGGTTGCATTAGCGAAGAAGCAAGGTAAAACGCCGATTGTTGTTAAAGACACGGCAGGTTTCTACGTGAACCGTATCCTTGCTCCGTACATGAATGAAGCGGCGCATCTGTTATTGGCAAATGAGCCGATTGAAAAGCTCGACAGCACATTGTTGGATTTCGGTTTCCCGGTAGGCCCAATTACTTTGTTAGACGAGGTGGGTGTTGATATCGGTGCGAAGATCATCCCGATTCTGGTTAATGAATTAGGCGAGCGTTTCCAAGGTCCTGATGTGTTCGACATTCTTTTGAATGACAACCGTAAAGGCCGTAAGAGTGGCAAAGGTTTCTACACTTACAAAGGTAAAAAGAAGGAAGTCGATAAGTCAGTATACAAACTGCTTAAGCTGCAACCTGAACCTAAGTTAAGCGATAACGACATCGCAATGCGTTGTGTGTTACCGATGCTCAACGAAGCGGTTCGTTGTTTGGATGATGGCATTATCCGTAGCCCGCGAGATGGCGATATTGGTGCTATTTTCGGTATCGGCTTCCCGCCATTCCTAGGTGGTCCGTTCCGCTATATGGATCAAATTGGTATTAAGTCACTGGTAGAGATGATGAATGATTTCGCTAAAAAGTACGGTGATCGTTTCGCGCCATGTGATGGCCTACTGACACGTGCAGGGTTGGATGAGTCTTTCTACAAGTAA
- a CDS encoding insulinase family protein encodes MHLSPNDEHQYRYITLDNGLRVLLVHDQNAQKAAAALAVNVGHFDDPTDREGLAHYLEHMLFLGTEKYPKVGEFQSFISQHGGSNNAWTGTEHTCFFFDVELNAFENALDRFSQFFTAPLFNEEALDKERQAVDSEYKMKLNDDSRRLYQVTKELVNNNHPFSKFSVGNIDTLGDRNGETIRQEILAFHQQQYSSDLMTLTLSGNQSLDEMQSWVEERFSSITNHQLQGKKVEVPIVGELSTGVQVHVKPIKEVRKLILTFPMPSMDEHYGLKPLSFFAHLIGYEGEGSLMMQLKEKGWITSLSAGGGASGSNYRDFTVSCSLTIEGLTKTDNIIQAVFQYIKLIEQQGIEEWRYLEKRAVLESAFRFQEPSRPLDVVSHLVINMQHYQEQDVVYGDYKMSHFDEELQRSLLPYLTVDNMRVTVVAQGFEYDREAKWYFTPYSLTPFSAEQIQCFTCINPGWQFELPSKNPFICYDLDPAELEGNAKHPQLLEELDGFKLWHLQDHQFRVPKGVVYIAIDSPHSVATPRNIVKTRLCVEMFLDSLEKDTYQAEIAGMGYNMYTHQGGVTLTLSGFSEKQPQLLNMILERFQARDFSSTRFETIKHQLLRNWNNASQDRPISQLFNAMTGILQPNNPPYSVLIEALETIEVDELSSFVQAILAELHVEMFVYGDWKKADANKMAETLKDALRVQDQSYEESLRPLIMLGDNGSFQREVVCNQDDSAIVVYYQCSDISPTNIALYSLANHLMSATFFHEIRTKQQLGYMVGTGNMPLNRHPGIVLYVQSPNAAPADLLASIDEFLNAFYMVLLELNDYQWHSSKRGLWNQISTPDTTLRGRAQRLWVAIGNKDLEFNQRDRVLEELKGLTRSDMMRFVVSQLKPRTANRLIMHAHGNAHNEEEKLSVGVEIGSIDEFQLRPKDCELG; translated from the coding sequence GTGCATTTAAGCCCTAATGATGAACATCAATACCGTTACATAACATTGGATAACGGGTTGAGAGTACTGTTAGTTCACGATCAGAACGCTCAAAAAGCTGCAGCCGCACTCGCCGTTAATGTCGGGCATTTTGATGACCCTACAGACCGAGAGGGTTTAGCTCACTACTTAGAGCATATGCTATTTTTGGGAACTGAAAAGTATCCAAAGGTCGGAGAGTTCCAAAGTTTTATCAGCCAGCATGGCGGTAGCAACAACGCTTGGACAGGAACCGAACACACCTGCTTCTTTTTTGATGTTGAATTGAATGCCTTTGAAAATGCACTCGATCGCTTCAGCCAATTTTTTACTGCCCCCCTGTTCAACGAAGAAGCCTTAGACAAAGAACGCCAAGCCGTTGATTCAGAGTATAAAATGAAACTCAACGACGACTCGCGACGCTTGTACCAAGTGACCAAAGAGCTAGTGAATAACAATCACCCATTCTCGAAGTTTTCTGTCGGTAATATCGATACGTTGGGTGACCGAAACGGCGAGACGATTCGACAAGAGATCTTGGCTTTCCACCAGCAGCAGTACTCTTCAGACTTAATGACATTGACACTGTCTGGCAATCAATCACTGGACGAGATGCAAAGTTGGGTTGAGGAGCGTTTTAGCTCAATTACCAACCACCAACTACAAGGCAAAAAGGTTGAAGTGCCGATTGTTGGCGAATTAAGCACGGGCGTACAAGTACACGTTAAACCGATCAAAGAAGTGCGCAAACTTATCTTAACCTTCCCAATGCCAAGCATGGATGAACACTACGGTCTTAAACCATTATCGTTCTTTGCACACCTTATCGGTTACGAAGGCGAAGGCAGTTTGATGATGCAACTCAAAGAGAAAGGCTGGATTACTTCCCTCTCAGCAGGTGGCGGCGCAAGTGGCAGTAACTATCGTGATTTCACGGTCAGTTGCTCATTAACCATCGAAGGTTTAACCAAAACCGATAACATCATCCAAGCGGTGTTCCAGTACATTAAGTTGATTGAACAACAAGGTATTGAAGAGTGGCGTTACCTCGAAAAACGGGCTGTTTTGGAATCAGCCTTCCGCTTTCAAGAGCCCTCAAGACCACTTGATGTCGTCAGCCATCTCGTTATCAACATGCAGCATTACCAAGAGCAAGATGTGGTGTATGGCGATTACAAAATGTCGCACTTCGACGAAGAGTTACAACGTTCTCTGCTTCCTTACTTAACCGTCGACAACATGCGGGTCACCGTTGTTGCTCAAGGATTCGAATATGACAGAGAAGCGAAATGGTACTTTACGCCCTATTCGCTCACACCATTTAGCGCTGAGCAAATTCAATGCTTTACATGCATCAACCCCGGCTGGCAGTTTGAGCTCCCAAGCAAAAACCCGTTTATTTGCTACGACTTAGACCCTGCTGAACTCGAAGGTAACGCTAAGCACCCACAACTGTTAGAAGAGCTGGACGGCTTTAAGTTATGGCACCTCCAAGACCATCAATTTCGAGTTCCTAAAGGTGTGGTGTATATCGCTATAGATAGCCCACACTCAGTTGCCACCCCGAGAAACATCGTTAAAACACGCTTGTGTGTAGAGATGTTCTTAGACTCGCTTGAAAAAGATACGTATCAAGCTGAGATTGCTGGCATGGGCTACAACATGTATACCCATCAAGGTGGTGTCACACTTACTCTGTCTGGATTTAGCGAAAAACAGCCACAGCTGCTCAATATGATTCTTGAACGTTTCCAAGCACGCGACTTTAGTTCAACACGATTCGAAACGATTAAGCATCAATTGCTCAGAAACTGGAATAACGCATCGCAAGACCGTCCTATTTCTCAGCTATTCAATGCGATGACGGGAATCTTACAGCCAAATAACCCGCCCTATTCCGTTTTAATTGAAGCGCTGGAAACAATAGAAGTCGACGAGCTTTCTTCTTTTGTTCAAGCTATTTTGGCTGAACTGCATGTCGAAATGTTTGTGTATGGTGACTGGAAAAAAGCCGATGCGAACAAGATGGCTGAAACGCTAAAAGATGCATTGCGTGTTCAAGATCAGTCTTACGAAGAGTCACTACGCCCTTTAATCATGCTGGGTGATAACGGTAGTTTCCAACGCGAAGTGGTCTGTAATCAAGATGATTCAGCCATCGTGGTTTACTACCAATGTTCAGATATATCACCTACAAATATTGCACTGTATTCATTGGCCAACCACTTGATGTCAGCCACATTCTTCCACGAGATTCGTACTAAGCAGCAGCTAGGCTATATGGTTGGCACTGGTAATATGCCATTGAACCGACACCCAGGTATTGTGTTGTATGTGCAATCGCCTAATGCAGCCCCAGCAGATCTGTTGGCTTCCATAGACGAGTTCCTCAATGCCTTTTACATGGTATTGCTAGAGCTTAACGACTATCAATGGCACAGCAGTAAACGCGGTCTTTGGAATCAAATTTCAACGCCAGATACCACCTTGCGTGGTCGTGCTCAACGCTTATGGGTTGCGATAGGCAATAAGGATTTGGAATTCAATCAGAGGGATCGTGTATTAGAAGAGCTCAAAGGTCTAACTCGCTCAGACATGATGCGCTTTGTGGTTAGCCAACTTAAACCTCGTACAGCGAATCGTCTGATTATGCATGCGCACGGCAACGCTCATAATGAAGAAGAGAAGTTGTCGGTAGGTGTTGAGATAGGCTCAATTGATGAGTTCCAGTTGCGTCCTAAAGACTGTGAGCTTGGTTAG
- the sixA gene encoding phosphohistidine phosphatase SixA: MKIFIMRHGEAEHFANSDAERALTKRGKMASLAVAQAANEQGFSQFDKVLVSPYLRAQETWLEISQAFSGKKVETCDDITPYGMSDDVFDLTIAMAEVEKLETILFVSHLPLVGYLTAEFATGMAPPMFPTSGLACIEFDLEKQKGELLWNINP, from the coding sequence ATGAAAATATTCATAATGCGCCACGGTGAAGCAGAACATTTTGCTAACTCGGATGCAGAACGTGCGTTAACGAAGCGCGGTAAAATGGCGTCTCTTGCGGTAGCACAAGCTGCAAATGAGCAAGGGTTTAGCCAGTTCGATAAAGTGCTTGTGAGCCCATACTTGAGGGCACAAGAAACGTGGTTAGAAATCTCTCAAGCGTTTTCTGGAAAGAAAGTAGAAACCTGTGATGACATTACGCCTTACGGAATGTCTGACGATGTGTTTGATTTGACCATAGCAATGGCTGAAGTAGAAAAGCTAGAGACCATTTTATTTGTTTCTCATTTACCTCTAGTGGGCTATTTAACGGCTGAATTTGCGACGGGCATGGCGCCACCTATGTTCCCAACCTCAGGGCTCGCGTGTATTGAATTCGACCTTGAAAAACAAAAAGGCGAGTTGCTTTGGAACATTAATCCATAG
- the smrB gene encoding endonuclease SmrB, with protein sequence MSKKDTDFDDDFALFNDAVKGVKKLQQDTIVQQPKRNAKQKEITRTARQASDSEFYFSDEFIPHLSEEGPTRYARDDVSKYEVKRLRRGVYVPDVYLDMHGMTQQEAKRELGAMIAHCIKESVACACVQHGIGKHILKQKVPLWLAQHPDVMAFHQAPLEFGGHGALLVLLAIPDK encoded by the coding sequence ATGAGCAAAAAAGACACCGACTTCGATGACGATTTCGCCCTATTCAACGATGCAGTAAAGGGCGTTAAAAAGTTGCAACAGGATACCATAGTCCAGCAACCAAAAAGAAATGCCAAGCAAAAAGAAATTACTCGCACGGCAAGACAAGCCAGTGATAGCGAGTTTTATTTCTCGGATGAGTTCATTCCGCATCTTAGCGAAGAGGGGCCTACACGTTATGCACGCGATGATGTCTCTAAATATGAGGTGAAGCGCTTACGTCGTGGGGTCTATGTGCCCGACGTGTATCTCGATATGCATGGTATGACTCAGCAAGAAGCCAAACGTGAGCTTGGGGCTATGATTGCACACTGTATTAAAGAAAGTGTGGCATGTGCCTGTGTACAGCATGGCATCGGTAAACACATCCTTAAACAGAAAGTGCCTTTATGGTTAGCACAGCACCCAGACGTAATGGCCTTTCACCAAGCGCCTTTAGAGTTTGGTGGCCATGGGGCGCTACTGGTTTTACTTGCTATCCCAGATAAATAG
- the prmB gene encoding 50S ribosomal protein L3 N(5)-glutamine methyltransferase → MDKIFVEEAVSELHTLQDVIRWTVSRFNAAGLFYGHGTDNAWDEAVQLILPTLYLPIDVPSHVMNSRLTSSERLRIVERVIKRINERTPTAYLTNKAWFCGLEFFVDERVLVPRSPIGELIEAQFQPWLIEEPTRIMDMCTGSGCIAIACAHAFPDAEVDAIDISTDALQVAEQNVQDHGMEQQVFPIRSDLFRDLPKEKYNLIVSNPPYVDEEDMNSLPDEFTHEPELGLAAGTDGLKLVRRILANAPDYLTDDGILICEVGNSMVHMMDQYPEIPFTWIEFSNGGHGVFMITREQLVACADEFSIYKD, encoded by the coding sequence TTGGATAAGATTTTTGTAGAAGAAGCGGTATCAGAACTACACACGCTTCAAGATGTGATTCGTTGGACTGTTAGTCGCTTTAACGCAGCGGGCCTATTTTATGGTCACGGCACTGATAACGCGTGGGATGAGGCGGTACAACTAATTTTACCTACTCTTTATCTGCCGATTGATGTTCCTTCGCATGTGATGAACTCTCGTCTAACGAGTAGCGAACGTCTGCGTATTGTTGAGCGCGTAATCAAGCGTATCAATGAGCGTACACCAACGGCTTACTTAACCAATAAAGCTTGGTTCTGTGGCCTTGAGTTCTTCGTTGATGAGCGCGTTCTTGTGCCTCGCTCTCCAATTGGTGAGCTGATCGAAGCTCAATTCCAACCTTGGTTAATTGAAGAGCCAACTCGCATCATGGATATGTGTACGGGTAGTGGTTGTATTGCTATTGCTTGTGCTCATGCATTCCCTGACGCAGAAGTAGATGCGATTGATATCTCTACAGACGCACTGCAAGTTGCAGAGCAGAACGTTCAAGATCACGGCATGGAGCAGCAAGTGTTCCCAATCCGTTCAGATCTTTTCCGTGACTTGCCAAAAGAGAAATACAACCTGATCGTATCTAACCCACCTTACGTGGACGAAGAAGATATGAACAGCCTGCCAGATGAGTTTACTCACGAGCCAGAACTTGGCCTAGCAGCGGGTACTGACGGTCTGAAATTGGTTCGTCGCATCTTAGCTAACGCACCAGACTACCTAACTGACGACGGTATTCTTATCTGTGAAGTGGGCAACTCAATGGTTCACATGATGGATCAGTACCCAGAGATTCCATTCACTTGGATTGAATTCTCTAACGGTGGTCATGGCGTATTCATGATCACTCGTGAGCAGCTTGTTGCTTGCGCTGACGAATTCTCTATCTACAAAGACTAG
- a CDS encoding LysE family translocator, with the protein MTFDTWIYYFLAVLILTASPGPSSLLCMTKGVQSGFKLSIFTALGSVTAITGILTLSFTGLGVIIASSEVVFNIIKWTGAAYLIYLGWKSLRSSQQDYDKLSNQQAGSQPVKESAAQYYVSGFIVGASNPKAILFFTALFPQFIDPSIALFPQFVVFALTFVVMELSWLLVYAYLGAKSSNWLFAKGRAKVFNRVTGGVFIGAGALLSTTSRA; encoded by the coding sequence ATGACCTTTGATACATGGATTTATTATTTTCTAGCGGTGTTGATCTTAACGGCATCACCAGGGCCAAGCTCTTTGTTGTGCATGACTAAGGGTGTGCAATCAGGCTTTAAGTTATCGATATTTACCGCCTTGGGTAGCGTGACTGCCATTACCGGAATCCTTACGTTATCTTTTACCGGTTTAGGGGTGATCATTGCTTCGTCAGAAGTGGTGTTTAATATCATTAAGTGGACGGGGGCTGCTTACCTTATTTATCTCGGTTGGAAGTCGTTACGATCGAGTCAGCAAGATTATGACAAGCTATCGAATCAACAAGCAGGCTCTCAACCTGTTAAAGAAAGCGCTGCACAGTATTATGTCAGTGGCTTTATTGTTGGTGCGAGTAACCCAAAAGCTATCCTGTTCTTTACCGCACTTTTTCCTCAGTTTATTGACCCATCGATAGCGCTATTTCCTCAATTTGTGGTGTTCGCTTTGACCTTCGTTGTGATGGAATTGTCTTGGTTACTGGTTTATGCCTACCTAGGTGCGAAATCATCAAATTGGTTGTTTGCTAAAGGTAGAGCTAAGGTTTTTAATCGTGTGACTGGTGGTGTCTTTATCGGTGCTGGGGCGCTGCTTTCTACGACAAGCAGAGCGTAA